The window ttgttttattaaaaaaacaccaataatAATGGCTCACCACTTCACCATACAAAAATTATTAGTAAAATTAGGGTTTAATAATTTGGGGGTTAtgctcttatttaaaaaatttataattttaatattagctgTCCACcaataatattctaattaatttttgaagggATTAATGAGtgatattcatatatttttatttttattgattcatattattcataaaaaaaatttaaaatacatattataaaCAAGATTTATAAGTATTAAGAAACTATATTTTTCAcctataaattcatatttttatttgacattttttaaaaaattataaaaatattatttgtacaAGAAAATGTAGATCACagtcataaaataattaatacattaTCAATTAGAAATTAGAGATTCATGAAACTATTATAAAATCACTTGAATGTTAGTTTTTTAAacattgttagaaaataatgtaaaaatgaatttattgatatttaaaactctcatataatttattagtaatttattctttaaaattaaattctttggTATTTTTCCCAATTAACTATTCTTTCCACTTGTTCACTACAAAGAACAACTATATCTTCGAAACCAAACAAGCCCCTTCTTTCCTAATTAAAGCCTTGGaaaagaaattagggttttacaCAAAAAACGATCTACAATggagagcagcagcagcagcagcttaaCTGTAGGATTTGGCCAAATTGGGTCCTCAAAACAACTAACAGCAGATTCAATTTCTCAATTCAGAGAAGGTATTTGTTTAATTCTTTCTAAATGGTCAGCTTTGCAACTCGCCGTTGAAAACGAATGGGGCGGCCGCGGGTCAGGCCTATTAGCTGAGCAACTCGCCTCTGATATCCTCTCTTGGTTCACTCAGTCTAAAGGTAGTAAACTCAGTCCTGACTCACATGGaaagtttttatcttttctcGTTTCATTTTAGTGAAAATTAGACTCGAATTTCTGCGATTTGCGATCTTCATTGCCgaaatttgtgattttgttttatttttcggATGATCAGCTGAGTAAAATTTGACGAAATTTGTCAAAAGTTTGTAACATTAATTGAACTGACAAgtttttaggcttttttttcttctttactttAATGTAACTGTTGTAATGAATGGCAATTGATTTGTTCTATTTCTGATGTTACTTCTCTTAAAACCTGAGGTGCAGAGCcactttttattgatgatttggaAGGCATCTTGGATGAAGCTATGCTTTCTCTGAATACCATGATTGAGGATGGCAGCATTGAAGAGGTAATCCCTTATTCTTTATAGCATTGCAGTCTTCTTCTGTTTCTAATTACATGCATTGTTATGGTGAGTAAAATTTTTGTAGATGATTCTTCAAAAACTCACCCATATAGGTCCAACTGCCTTTGATAATGGTTTTGTTTGTTCTGGTACCAATTTAATGAAGCTTGAACCTTGTAGGGTTATTTTGCAGGGGCAACGAATTTCTTTGCATTCTCTTTTCTTAAATGAAACTGGTTTTGTATATGaaggatgaattttttttttcaggtagcagaaaaattaatgattatgcaTGAAGAATGTTTAGAAGGCAATTATAGTTCTATTCAGAAATTGAGGGAAGCAGCTCCTAGAACAAGAGCTCATCAACATGTCAAGCAGGTAATTATGGTGTGAATTCTGCATCTGCAAGGTTTATGTCTTGAAATGAAGATATCTTGTTTGCTTCAGGAAATATCCCCCAAGCAAATAGATTTCGTTTTGCTGTCCCATAATCCATACTTATGACATCGATGAGGGTACTGTGGACTCCAGCTTCTAGttgatgatcaaattaaaattcactgTGGTTGTGCAATAGTGCTGCTCGTTTATTTAGTTTCCTCTGTGGTGCCTAGCAGTCCATAAAAATGCTGCCTCATTCTGGTATTTGCTAAGAGGGAGATCATTACAAGGAAATTGGATATTGACAAGTATCACCAATTACATGcaagaacaaaataataatgattttcattagcttttttttctctcttgattgTTCTTTCTTATTGTTTCATAGGCTGTGGACAGTGATGATGATTCTGAGGACAGCGGCAATGATGATAAAATGGGTGATGATGAATCGAACATGATGGTGGACGCACCAGAATTCCAATCGAAGATGTATCCAGTAAGCAAGCCAGTCAATGTGCCAAGGGCCAAGGAGGCTCAATCAGAAGATGGATGGACAGTTGTTTCATCTAGGCGAAACAAGGATAAAAGGAATTAGGCTGAATTGTTGTGTAGTTTACCTTTTTTGGTTTCAGTTTCTCCCCTGCTTTCCCTTCAATACAATATCTGTTTCTACTGGCAATTTTGGTGTGGTTTCGCCTGTTTGGACTGAGTTGTGGCTTGCTAGAATACGATGAGCCAATGGTTGAATTTCTTAGTATTATGATGTTATATTATGTTGGTCGAGTTCCATCAAACACCATTCAATGTGAGACTTTGGATTTTATGGTTGAGTTCTCTGGTTGAATTCTGTGTGAAACTTGCATTATCATGACTCCTCACGCGATGGATCCTTGGAAGATCTGTAAAATAACCGGGGCTCAGTTTCTGTTTGATTATCGCCAATCACCTGCTTACAATCAATTCTATAATGTTTAAATAGCCGATCAAGTTGACAATTATAATTAGTGGGGTGGGGCTCTTTTTGGATGATCAGTAGACCTGTTGTTAGGGAATCTTAAGGAGGATCCGTGTTAGAGCACAACAATTCAATATAGAAACTACAAAATGACTGCAGGATTATCAACTAGTaggataaaatattaatttcaacaatCTAATTATCCAATTATAGCTGTTTGTTTTAGCTTTTGTGTGGTTAGGTAGAGATTTGGTACAAtctcattatataaaaaaactcaactattaaaaaaattattttttcttgttttttgtagtttttttagtaATGCCACACACAAAACTCAACCTCCACCAGTTAACACAAACACTTATGCATGATTGTACTCgaatcttttttcttctataaaatGATTTGCTTTTTCATATTCGTAGTAAATCATCACTCCCAGTCTATCTTCACCAAACAACAATGGCCTTGTCAGATCAAAGCCTCTTCCACTACAGTCTTCTAACTTTCTACCTCCTAGGACCCCTTACCTTCGTTGCCCTAAAGTTCTTTCAACTCCCATACGGCAGGCACCACCGTCTAGGATGGGGTTTCACAGTCTCTCCACCTTTGGCTTGGTTTCTCTTCGAAACCCCCTCCATTTTGCTTCCTCTCCTCCTTTTTCCCTTAGGCCAACACTTCACCAATCCCAAAGCTCTACTTCTCATGTCCCCTTATCTCCTCCACTATTTCCACCGCACTTGCATCTACCCACTCCGCATTTACCACAGTACCACTCAACAGAATACCAAAACCACAAGTGCTGTCTCGGCGAGTATGGTCCTTCTTGCATTTACGCTTCAAGTACTGAATACTTACTTGCAGACTAGGTGGGTTTCTCACTATAAACATGATTACAACAGTGATGGAGGTTTGTTTTGGTGGAAGTTTTTCGGTGGGTTGGTGGTTTTTCTGTGGGGAATGAGGATTAATATGTGGGCCGATACGGTGTTGTTGGGTTTGAAGAGGGAAGGTGGTGGATATAAGGTGCCAAGAGGAGGGTGGTTTGAGTTGGTTAGCTGTCCAAACTACTTTGGAGAAATGGTGGAGTGGCTTGGTTGGGCGGTGATGACCTGGTCTTGGGCTGGGTTTAGTTTTTTCCTCTTTACATGTTCCAACTTGGTGCCCAGAGCATGCGCCCATCACAAATGGTATTTGAAGAAGTTTGGAGAGGATTATCCCAATAATAGAAAAGCAGTGATCCCtttcttcatttaatttctGATAAATTCGGTAGAACGAAGatgtaatttaaaattcttaataaacaaaattttatcatatttgtttttcaatttcaaatattattatttttttctttttagactgtatgcttgttttaattttttattagatgataaaatatattatctatCAAGATTTAAATGCATTGATACATAagcaattataattatataaattatataagtgATATCAGTGATTTGAATATCTTATCCACACgaaacatatttaaaattatcatagtttttaaactcgaTTCATAATCCCATATCACAAGTTTtgatcgagttttttttttaaattgatcaagTTGCAGGTTAATCTAGTTTTTGATTGGGTCATACTAGATCAATTATACTTCTATTTTTATTGGAACCTGACTTGGCCTGGGCTCGAGTCACTCGGGTTATAAGGTAACCCTCTAGGTTGGgttaagttttaaaacaatgaaattgcATCTAGTTTACTACTAGATTGATAGTCACGATTTGTCGCGGGCCGGAGCGATTTCTttatagagtaaaaaaaaacgaTACCAAAGCGTTGTcattgtattttaaagaaaaaaatatcaacaaatcGACATAATagaaagagaattaaaaaaaataatcattaaattCCAAGAATCAAACCGTAGAAcgatgaaatcaagaaaaaaaaatcaatgaaaaaaaaatattaaaaaacaaagcaccAACAAAATCAAGTGAGGTTGTCAAAACTCGTAAGTAATATTATGCGGATAGGATATGGTCTTTCCACTATGGACTCCCTCACAATTCACTGTGAACttgcacaataaaattattattttacccttTACACTTAGAACATGCTTCTAGAGGTACATTTGTTATTACAAGATTAAAAGGCGGTAGAATAGGGGTAGAAaagtcatttaatattttatttgtataatgGAATATTTAAAATACCCTTAAAGGTTGAATTTCCTTAACCGTTTGGgcaattgtattttttgttttttatccttcttaGAATAATGTAATCACTAAAGTATTCTTAGAACCAAAAAATCTATAGCTTAGATTAAGGGGTTTTTcggtctttttattttgtttttttcattaatatcatgCAGGGTCatagtaaattaaattaaaaaaagaaaacttttatatttttttacttttatgtcaaattcgtttttttttattggttttttttatttttaaaaattatttttttttcagccttcgatattaaattattaaaggttggactttgttattttttccgaTGCAGTCATTATCATCTCATGACTTGAATCATAGATATGAGATGTAAATCCATGTTGACATTGATCttctttttaaaactttatatatatatatatatatatatatatatatatatatatatttttcttgatttttgccTTTGActttgagtttttaaaatattgagtttttgttttctatatgctTTCGATGAGGATGTCCTAACTTCATAACTTGAGTTACAAATTTATCATACTAACTCTCAttggttgagatttttttactttttaatttctcttcatCTTTTAGCATTAAgatttgcttaaaaatatattggtaatgctttaacattattttttaaaattacaaaagaaatcaACTCGGCTGGTAAGGAAGGCGAGCCACTCATCtagttaaaaaattagattttacaaTAACCTCATAACAGCTAGTAACAGCCATATAATTAACAACGGCTAGTAACAatgatcatatataattaagaataaaaaggaaTCGATCAATCCTAGCTTGTGTAGGAAATGAGGCCGATTTCTTTTGGTATAGACAAATTTGATACATGCAAATAACACAGTTCTTGGCCATACCATTCAAGACACACACCCTCTTGGTTCGTGCGACTCGTGAGGCCGTCCCCAGATTATTTTCCTTTGTTAATTCCCTGTTCTTGGTGCAAAAGTAATTAGCATACAAGGTTAGTTAGTGTATAGCTCACTTTGATCAACTCCATTGCAACTACTTCCTGTCTTACTTCACACTGTAGTGTCAACCAGAGCCATTCCAACCACAATGTCTATTAACATGATCAAATTCCTCCTACTTTCACCctctttcttcatcttttacccTTCAGTAGTCATATCCCAGACCACACCTTCATCTGATGGCAGCCATGGGAGGTGGGATCTTTTGTCTGAAAGTGTAGGCATCTCAGCTATGCACATGCAACTTATGCATGACAACAAAGTTGTAATTTATGATCGCACAGATTTTGGCCCCTCCAACACCTCCCTCCCCGGTGGCCTCTGCCGTGCTGACCCCTACGACGACGCCCTTAAAATAGATTGCACTGCACACTCCATCCTTTACGATACTATCACTGACACCTACCGTCCCCTAATGATCCAAACAGACACTTGGTGCTCTTCTGGGGCAGTTCTACCCAATGGAACCCAAGTCCAAACTGGGGGTTTCCATGATGGTGACAATGTAACACGCATGTTTACTCCATGTACAAATGACTCGTGTGATTGGGTTGAGTTCCCGAAGTATTTATCAAGAAGAAGATGGTATGCAACTAATCAAATCTTGCCTGATGGTCGAATTATCATTATTGGCGGTCGTAGGGAATTTAACTACGAGTTCTTTCCTCGCTCTTCTCCTCGTCGAACTTTTCAGCTCAGTTTTCTAAGGGAAACTAGGGAGGGTGATGTTGAGAACAATCTCTATCCGTTCGTCCACCTCTTACCAGATGGGAACTTGTTCATCTTTGCTAATACAAGATCAATATTGTTTGATTACAATCAGAACCGTGTGGTTCGAGAGTTTCCCAGCATCCCAGGAGGCGACCCTCGAAATTATCCTAGTACTGGATCATCAGTTCTCTTGCCTTTAGATGAGAATGAATACAGAATTGACCCTGAAGTTTTGGTTTGTGGAGGTGCACCAAGTGGTGCATTCCAGCTAGCGGCACGTGGAACCTTTGTTCGTGCGACTCCCACATGTGGACGACTCAGGGTCACAGATCAAAACGCGAGCTGGGTCAAGGAAACCATGCCGATTCCACGAGCAATGGGCGATATGCTACTTCTTCCGACTGGCGATGTTATTGTAATCAACGGTGTTCAATTAGGCACTGCTGGATGGGAACTTGGACGCCTGCCAGCAACAAGACCAGTCATCTACCATCCATCCCATCCGTCTGACCAGCGGTTCTCAGTCATGGCACCATCACCACGTCCAAGAATGTATCATTCAGCTGCAATTCTCCTCGCTGATGGCCGTGTTCTTGTTGGTGGCGGCAACCCTCATGTTTACTATAACTTCACCAACGTAGTGTACCCAACAGACTTAAGCCTGGAGACCATTTCACCACCCTATTTATCAACTGATTACGCATCAGTAAGACCTGTGATCTTGTCCGTAGATGAGACTATAAGTCGTGGGCAGAGATTTTTGGTGAGTTTCTTTGTGGAAGAGTATTTAACACAAAGCGTATTATCAGTAAGAATAGTTGCGCCATCTTTTACTACACACTCATTTTCCATGAATCAAAGGATGGTGGTGCTGAAGATTGATGACATTATATATGATGATACATCATCATATACTTCGAGTGTTTTTGGGCCATCGTCAGCTGAGATTGCTCCACCAGGGTACTATATGCTGTTTGTTGTGCATTCTGGTATACCTAGTTCTGGTGTGTGGGTGAGGATACAGTGATGGGGTTGGAGGGTTGTGTTAAATTAGCCTCCCATCTCTACTCGGAATTAatcaaaatgattaatttttaatttttttttgttaaaacttgGAATTTGCAA is drawn from Populus nigra chromosome 5, ddPopNigr1.1, whole genome shotgun sequence and contains these coding sequences:
- the LOC133693873 gene encoding uncharacterized protein LOC133693873, with translation MESSSSSSLTVGFGQIGSSKQLTADSISQFREGICLILSKWSALQLAVENEWGGRGSGLLAEQLASDILSWFTQSKEPLFIDDLEGILDEAMLSLNTMIEDGSIEEVAEKLMIMHEECLEGNYSSIQKLREAAPRTRAHQHVKQAVDSDDDSEDSGNDDKMGDDESNMMVDAPEFQSKMYPVSKPVNVPRAKEAQSEDGWTVVSSRRNKDKRN
- the LOC133693549 gene encoding aldehyde oxidase GLOX-like; this translates as MSINMIKFLLLSPSFFIFYPSVVISQTTPSSDGSHGRWDLLSESVGISAMHMQLMHDNKVVIYDRTDFGPSNTSLPGGLCRADPYDDALKIDCTAHSILYDTITDTYRPLMIQTDTWCSSGAVLPNGTQVQTGGFHDGDNVTRMFTPCTNDSCDWVEFPKYLSRRRWYATNQILPDGRIIIIGGRREFNYEFFPRSSPRRTFQLSFLRETREGDVENNLYPFVHLLPDGNLFIFANTRSILFDYNQNRVVREFPSIPGGDPRNYPSTGSSVLLPLDENEYRIDPEVLVCGGAPSGAFQLAARGTFVRATPTCGRLRVTDQNASWVKETMPIPRAMGDMLLLPTGDVIVINGVQLGTAGWELGRLPATRPVIYHPSHPSDQRFSVMAPSPRPRMYHSAAILLADGRVLVGGGNPHVYYNFTNVVYPTDLSLETISPPYLSTDYASVRPVILSVDETISRGQRFLVSFFVEEYLTQSVLSVRIVAPSFTTHSFSMNQRMVVLKIDDIIYDDTSSYTSSVFGPSSAEIAPPGYYMLFVVHSGIPSSGVWVRIQ
- the LOC133695285 gene encoding steroid 5-alpha-reductase DET2-like, translating into MALSDQSLFHYSLLTFYLLGPLTFVALKFFQLPYGRHHRLGWGFTVSPPLAWFLFETPSILLPLLLFPLGQHFTNPKALLLMSPYLLHYFHRTCIYPLRIYHSTTQQNTKTTSAVSASMVLLAFTLQVLNTYLQTRWVSHYKHDYNSDGGLFWWKFFGGLVVFLWGMRINMWADTVLLGLKREGGGYKVPRGGWFELVSCPNYFGEMVEWLGWAVMTWSWAGFSFFLFTCSNLVPRACAHHKWYLKKFGEDYPNNRKAVIPFFI